The DNA region CTTCGTCGTCGCCGTCCTCATCGCCGTCGCCGGCGGCATGGTCGCATGGTTCGAGCCGGAGGTTGGGACGTGGATTCTGCTCTTCGGGATCTTCCTCGGCGTCGCGGCGCGGTTCGTTCAGGCGTCAGCGTACAGCCGCCGGGCGCGGGATGTCGAAGAGCTGCTGGCGGAAGTGTTGGCTGAGATTCGGGATATCGGCGACGATCTGGCTGAGTACACCCGAGGACGAACGCCGACCGAGCATGGCAGCCGCGCTCCCCACGATCTCCCGTCGGAGTTGCAAGACGTCCGCCGACCGGCCTGGCGCTCCGCGCTTCGGTGGCTGCTGCGCCGCGGGCGTGGAGCTTAGCCCAGCGCCTTCCGATTCGGTCGCGCGCTCTTCGATCAGCTCTTGATCAAGCCGGCGAGGAGGTCCGTCACCTCATCCTTCATGGAGATGTAGCGTTCTTTGTAGTTCTCCTGGTAGGCGACGCCGGGTTTGGGAACGACGGACTCGGGCAGGAAGTCGGTGGGCACGTCGCTCCGGCGGCTGGCAAGTCCCGAGGCTTTGCTCCATTCGAGCTGACCCTCGGGCGAGAGGATGAAGTTCAGGTAGACCTTGATGGCGTTCGGGTGCGGAGCCCTGTTCGCCACCGCGATCGTCGCGTTGCTTCCGGAAACGAAGCTGCCCTCCTTGATCTGTTCGCCCGGGAACAGCTCGAGGGGTAGGCCGCGGCCCTTCAGCTCATACGCCAGAACGCCACTCGGGCCAATGGCCAAGGGGTACTGGCCCTTGGCAACCCAATCGAGAATCTGCCGGTCGTCTCGCGCGACGTTCGGCTCCTGGGCGAAAAGCTGCTCGATGAACGGCTTGCCCAGCGACGGCGTTGTATAGAAGAAGGTCATCATGTCGAGTCCCGCGCCCGGCACGCGCGGATCGAGCATCGCGATCTTCCCCTTCCACTTGGGATCGAGCAGGTCCTGGTAGGAGCTGAACTCACTCGGGGAGACGAGCGTCGGGTTATAGATGAACGGGATCTGGACGCGCCCAGCCACGACGAGGTTGTACTGCCCCCCCTCGTCGGCGAAATCGAACTGGCCCCCGCGCCAGACGGACTCGTTGCGATCGTCCGGCCCGACCAGGAATGGTCGGATGGGATCGAGCGCGTTGGCAGGCATGAGCGTGCCGACGATGGTGGTGGTGCCGACGATGATCAGGTCGGTGGTGTACTGGTCGGCGGCGCGCTCGGTGAGGAGCCGTGGCGGGATCTGTGGCGGCGGCGGGCCAGTATATTCGACGGAGATCTCCGGGTAGTGACGTTCGAACGGCTGGGTCAACGCCTCCTCGACGTCCGCGCCCGCGGGTCCGATGATGACGACTTTCCCTTCCTGTTTGGCAGCCGCGACCAGCGCAGACCAGTCGCGATCCGCTGCCGATTCGGACGGCGGGGAGCCGCCAGCAGCCGGTGGCGTGCAGCTCGAGGTGGTCAGCACCACGGCTACGGCTCCGAGCGCGAAGGACATGATTCGTTGGAGCATCCGGATCTTTCGCATCGGCATCCCACGTTCACAGGATTTGCGACGGCACAGCCTACGCGTTGGCGGACCGGTTTGTCCAGGAGGTCGTATGCGCCGCTTACGAACCGGGGGTTGGCTCATCCAATGCGTAGTAATCGAGGGTCCGGTGAACGTGGCCGAGCTGCTGGCGTGCGGCTACGAAGACGCCGACCGCCCCCTGCAAGAGACCCTGGGGTGTCGAAACCCGGATGAGGCCGACCGCCGCGAGCATGACCGGGATGGCCACAAGCGGGGGACCAATCGCGTCGAATGCAAGCCGCGAGACCCGCGGGCGCGAGATCCGGGCTGCGTGGAGTCCGGGTTTTCGTTGGGCGATCCAGTCACCCAGCAGGACACCGGCAACGACGTTGGCGATGGCCGCCGGCGCCATGAGAAATCGCTCGGCCTGGTACCAGTAGGGAAGGTGGACGGCGAGGGTGAGGAGCAGCGCGGTGACCCCAAATCTTCCGACGGCGCCGCGCGCACCGGAGACCGCGCGAAATCGAAGAAGCCCGAACAGCCCGATGGCCGACACGAACGGGAGCGAGAGAAAGAAGTCCGAGCCCAGGAGAGCCAGCGGGTACAGAACGATGTTCGGCAGCTGCCAGTGCAGTGGATGCGCGTCCATGTCGACGAGCCATCGTGGGCTTTTCCAGAGATTGGTGACGGAGAAAAGCGATCCGATGCCTCCGCTTCCATCCCTGCCGAAGCCCTGCGCCTGATATCCGGTCGCCAGCGGCGATCCATATGCGCTCCATTGCCAGAGCGCGAGACCGACGACCAGTGGCATTGCCGCGACGAGATACAGAAGGGCGCGTCGTCGCCACGTGGCGCGGGCGGAGCACGCGGCAAGACCAGCGCCAAGCAGGACGAAGTTGGTGGGTCGAATCCACACGAGCGCTCCTGCGATGACGCCGGCCGCGAGAAACGACGTTGATGGCTCGGCTATGGCGAGCATGGCCATCTCCAGCACCACGAGACAGGCGGACGGCAGGTCACTCATGACGATGCGCGAAAACAGGATGGAGGCGGCGGTAAATAGAGTCGCGGCGACGGCCACGGGTGCTGCGAGCGGCTCTCCGATGCGCGACGCCAGGATCGCCGCCAGAACCCCCAACAGGAGCGCCGAAGCGAAGGGGACCCACACCGCGCCGCTGATGCCGCCGACGGCCACGGCCGGAATGAGGAGGATCGAGAAGCCTGGTGAGTACCTCGGCACATGGGATGGGCCGTCCCAAGACACCTCATACGCGCCATGAAGCAGGCCCTCGGCAGCGAAGGCGTAATCGCGGCTGTCCGGTAGGGGGCCCGGAACCTGACTCGGAACAACCGTTGGCCACGCAATCAACGCGAACGCGAGCAACAGAACCGTGACCGCGGCGGCCCACCATCTGCTCTGCGTCACGTTCGAGGCAGCCATGCCGCCGCGGATCGGGGCCCGCCCTTCTGGCGATGACGATCTGCGCGCCACCAGAGGTCATATGCGCAGTACAGCGCTGCCGCGGAGAAACAGGAGAAATATGCGATGCCCACCGCGGGGAGCCCCCATGCGCGCATCGTGGCGCCCGCCACGGCGAGCGTCGAGATGGACCCAAAGGAAATGAGACGGACTGCCGCCCCAAAGCGCCTGCGTACCCGCATGACGGTCGCGTACAGCTCGGTCACCGTCTTCGGGATCGCGAGGAGCGCCAGCCACACCAGCAGCGGCCCGCCATGTTCGCCATACCCGCTGCCAAGCAGGCCAAGCGCAGCTTGGCCTGCTATCAAAAGGAAGAGCGCCGCGGGCACGACGACCGCGAGCATGGCGACAAGCACCTGGTTCAGATGGCGTCGGTCAAGCACTCCCGCTGACGCCGTGTGGGCGAAAAGCGCGTTGTTGGTCGACGTCACGATGGTCAGGAGCTGCATCGTGATCATCCACGTCGTGTAGTAATAGGCGTTGTCTTCGAGCGAAAGCATGTTGGAGACCATGAGAGGGAGGAGCAAATAGGGCGCCATAGCCATCAGGACGTAACCGTGGTTCTTCACGGCGAGGGGAAGGACCTGCGTCACCGCCCGGATGTCGAGGTCGGCCCGGAATTGACGGCCACTGGGGTTTCGTCGGAAGAATGGGGCCACGACGATGGCTGTAGAGAT from Chloroflexota bacterium includes:
- a CDS encoding extracellular solute-binding protein, yielding MLQRIMSFALGAVAVVLTTSSCTPPAAGGSPPSESAADRDWSALVAAAKQEGKVVIIGPAGADVEEALTQPFERHYPEISVEYTGPPPPQIPPRLLTERAADQYTTDLIIVGTTTIVGTLMPANALDPIRPFLVGPDDRNESVWRGGQFDFADEGGQYNLVVAGRVQIPFIYNPTLVSPSEFSSYQDLLDPKWKGKIAMLDPRVPGAGLDMMTFFYTTPSLGKPFIEQLFAQEPNVARDDRQILDWVAKGQYPLAIGPSGVLAYELKGRGLPLELFPGEQIKEGSFVSGSNATIAVANRAPHPNAIKVYLNFILSPEGQLEWSKASGLASRRSDVPTDFLPESVVPKPGVAYQENYKERYISMKDEVTDLLAGLIKS